CTGAAGAAGAGGAGATGACAACTGAAGAGGAGGAGGGAGAAGACACCTCCACAATTAAAGAGGACGATGATGAGGAGGAGACAACTAAAGACGAGGAGACTACAACTGAAGAGGACAatggggaggaagaggagatgaCAACTGAAGAGGAGGAGGGAGAAGACACCACCAGAATTAAAGATGACCATGATGGTGAGGAGGAGGAAACAACAACTGAAGACGctgatgaagaagaagatgagtACATAATAGGACTAGATCatctggaggacaccacaacTAAAAACGATGAGGAAGAGGAGGTCGAAACCACAACTTTAAAACACGGGAAAGAGGACCAAAAGGACGAGACCCTATTAgatggggaggaggaggaggaggaagatgtggggacaacactagatATTGGGATGGAGAGGGAGGAGGAGGCAACATCACTAGATGATGATATTGAGGAGGAGGAGACAACTGAAGATGGGGACAAGGATGAGGAAGAGGGGGAGGAAGAAGAAAAGGAGACAACAacagaagatgaagaaaaagaggAGCCGACAACAATATTAGACGACAAAGATGAGGAGAAGCATAAGGAGACAACCATAACAGCGGATGAAGAAGAGGATGAAAAGGAGTCCACACCAATATTAGACAGAGAAGATGAGAAAACAACCATAACGGCAGATGAAGAGGAGGATGAAAAGGAGTCCACAACAATATTAGATGACGAGGATAAGCAAGAGGAGACAACAACTGTAGATGAAGAGGAGGAAGCTTTCATCAATAATGAAGTTAATGTAGATGAAGAAGAGGTGGAGACTTCAGTGCACCAAGTTGAAAATATATCTGATGAGAGTAACTACAGCTTAAcatctgatgatgatgatgatgataaagaaACAGTGAGTTTATCAGCAGCTTATGACCTAAATACAAATAGCGACAGGAAGGATGACGGCGAcgagaacaacaacaacagcgaCAGTGGGAGCCTGGAGCCTGTAGGAAGAAGGAAAGATCTCGGCAAACGTGACAAAGGTACTTCAGTCATTCTCATTCATCCCCTTTTCATGAAAGCCTCATGAAAATGTTCCAGTGTGATCCATTATTCTCACCATGCTAGTCACAGGTGAATGTCATGCGGTATCTTCGTTACAATGCGGTCTGTTCAAAAAGTGCCCCACTCAGACTTTTTTAATTAGCGTTTGTCTCTAAAACCTGGGTATGGGCAACGaaggggattaaaaaaaaaatatatcatctCATTCACGTAACAAACTCTTGCTTTTGAAGTTGCAGGTTTTCATGACGTCATGAAGAAAAACTTAAGACTGCCtacatctacaaaccctgtttccatatgagctgggaaattgtgttagatgtaaatataaacagaatacaatgatttgcaaatcattttcaacccatattcagttgaatgcactacaaagacaacatatttgatgttcaaactcatgcatttttttattttttttagcaaataataattaacttagaatttcatggctgcaacacgtgccaaagtagttgggaaacggcatgttcaccactgtgttacatcaccttttgttttaacaacactcaataaacgtttgggaactgaggaaactaattgttgaagctttggaagtggaattcttccccattcttgttttacgtagagcttcatttgttcaacagtccggggtctccgctgtcgtattttacgcttcataatgagccacgcATTTttgatgggacacaggtctggactgcaggcgggccaggaaagtatccgcactatttttttacgaagccacgctgttgtaacacgtgctgaatgtggcttggcattgtcttgctgaaataagcagagtcgtccatgaaaaagacggcgcttagatggcagcatatgttgttccaaaacctgtatgtacctttcagcattaatggtgccttcacagatgtgtaagttacccatgccttgggcacaaatacacccctataccatcacagatgctggcttttaaactttgcgtcgataacagtctggatagttcgcttcccctttggtctggatgacacgatgtcgaatgtttccaaaaacaatttgaaatgtggactcgtcagaccacagaacacttttccactttgcatcagtccatcttagatgatctcgggcccagaggagccggcggcatttctggatgttgttgataaattgctttcgctttgcgtaggagagctttaacttgcacttacagatgtagtgatgaactgtatttagtgacagtggttttctgaagtattcttgagcccatgtggtgatatcctttagagattgatgtcggtttttgatacagtgccgtctgagggatcgaaggtcacggtcatttaatgttggtttccggccatgctgcttacgtggagtgatttctccagattctctgaaccttttgacgatgttatggaccttagatgttgaaatccctaaatttctagcaattgcaatttgagaaatgttgttcttaaactgtttgactatttgctcacgcagttgtggacaaaggggtgtacctcgccccatcctttcttgtgaaagactgagcattttttgggaagctgtttttatacccaatcatggcacccacctgttcccaattagcctgcacacctgagggatgttctgaataagtgttagatgagcgttcctcaactttatcagtatgtattgccacctttcccaacttctttctcacgtgttgctgggatcaaattctaaagttaatgattatttgcaaaaaaaaattacatctcacacaatttcccagctcatatggaaacggggtttgtaaaaaaaaaaataaagctctgCCAACTATCTGTTACTCAGCTACAGACGTGTAAGCTGTGAGTTATTGTGTTGCTCTTCAACAAATAGGCAAACGTAGCATGATGTCACAATGTGAGTCTAACGTTAGcactgtagctcacatagctatgctcgtGTTGCTAACATTTGTGTCCTATTGTGCCACTCCTTGCTACAcgttcttgattgattgattgatttaaacttgtattagtagattgcacagtacagtacatattccgtacaattgaccactaaatggtaacacccgaataagtttttcaacgtgtttaagtcggggtccacgttaaacaatTCATGGTTGTAAGACATATTATATAATTTGGACAAGAGCAGAGGTACagtgtatttttaaaaaacagattaagTGCACGATAGTGGAGACAAACTCAATCTTTCGGCGATAACCATAGCTCAGTAGCATTAAACCAAACGGTGTGTTGGTCCCAGTAAGGCTTCCTAAAAGCACTTCTATACGGGCTAAATTCCAGTATCAAGGCAACACACATTCAATACACTATTGAGTCAgctaaaacatgttaaaatgtattaaaaatacaaTATGAGAACTTGAAGTCAAAAGAAGGCCAATGCACCTACAGGAATTCTACCTAAAAGTAACAAGACACACTGGCTTACACTTGCTGTGTTTTTAGTGTAGTGTTTTTGCACTGCATGATCCTTTGTCACGATCCCTTTGTGAAAATTACATTAAAACCCTGTCTACTTTACtagatgtttgtgtgtgtaactgtgtATTATATTGCAGTTGTGGAAGAAGCAGAGAAAAGAGAGGCACTCAAAGAAGTTAAAGGTAATATCCCTTGTCGGTATGCTAATATCTAGTAAGGAGGgtctaactcaggggtgtcaaaactaCAGAACAGGGGCCGGCGTCTTCAATttggccaaatctggcccgagAGACGGCACGAGTTCAAGAAACAAATTTGACCAGGAGCGGTGTATCCATATTCATATACAAATATCCAGCGGTCTGATTGCTAACAATTTGTCGCCATTTGGAGGCCGACGAAAGTAACATTGCCTTTAATTGTACTTTCAAGTCAATGAAAAACAGCATTTACTTCTACAattcaatccaaacaaccttgcATAGTCAaagggcagaaaaaaaaaaagtgccaaggAATCACcacgtgtttgtgtggctaaaggctaaatcttcccaactccatctttctactgtgacttctccaatattaattgaacaaattgcaaaagattcagcaacacagatctccaaaatactgtgtaattatgccgttaaagcagacgacttttagctgtgtgtgtgcagcgctcatacttcctttaAACCTGTGACGtgttgcgtacacgtcatcattacacgacgttttcaagacgaaactcccgggaaattaaaaattgtaatttagtaaactaaaaaggccgtattagcatgtgttgcaatgttaatatttcatcattgatatataaactatcagactgcgtggtcggtagtagtgggtttcagtaggcctttcataaCCACTTTAATTTCTATGCAGTCCGCTTTCGGCCCCCCGCCAAAATCTTTAGGCCCAATGCGCCCCCTAGTCaaaaagtttgacacccctgatataactCATTACTGAAAATAGTTGTGATTTTTTTATACTTATTATGATGCTTTACACCTTACACAGATCTTTTAAAAGACGGGAAAAAGGACACAGAACATGAGGAatcagtcaaaaacaaaacaagagcaGAAAAGCCAAAAGATAAGGTCAAACCTACCTTGACTACACTTTTTAAGCAGAAAACGGACAAATCCAAAGGTAAGGCCaaatatgtgatgaattacattgtatcatatgcatgcaaataaactgaaactgaactgaactaaactaataatgactgaataatGGTGTAATTGTCGCGATACATACTATATGTGATTTTAGCACATTAAGAAGTCTAACAGACTAAGTATGCCACTTGTTTTTAGAACAAACCCTGGAGAAGAAGCCACCAAAGGAGCCTCAAGTTAAAGCAAAGTCCATCAAAGACAAAACAGTTATTAAAAAGCCTTTTGAGGAGTTCTCCAGAGTTAAGAAGCTGGGAATTAAGCGAACACCCACAGACGACAGAAAGTATTCAAAGGATCTTAGGAAACCTACCAAAGAAGAGAAAAGAGAGAAAGAACCGGACTTTAAAAATCAAACCAAGAAAGAGGGGGCAAAACCTCTCAAAGAACCTTTTAAGGAGAATGAAGTCAAGAAAAATCTGAAAAAAGAGAAAGGAGTATTGGAAACGCCTAAGGATAAGGTAGAGGATAAGGTAAAAGAGGACAAAAAAACACTCAAATCCAAGAAAGAGGTCAAGAAACCTGACGAAGATCAACGAAAAACTGAAGAACCACCCAAAGAAAAAGCCAAGATAAAGGTCGGAAAATCACTTAAAGAAGAGCGAGATGTTGAAGAACCACtcaaagaagaagccaaagaggcaaaaaagattAGGAAACCTAACAGAAAACTGAGTCCCACCAAGAAATTACttaaagaagaagaaaacaaatCATCGATTGTTAAAAAAGTCAAGAAAATTTACACAGAAGTTGAGAAAGCTCCGAAAGAGGATAATGTCACAATGCAACATCCCAAAACAGAAATCAAAGACAAGAAACCTCTCAAAGTGGGGGAAACAATCAAGAAAACCGTCAAACCATCAACACATGAAAAAGAAGATCAGAAACTTACTTTGGGAGAAGTCAAGAAAGCGGCGGGAGAAGAGAAAGTCATGAAAGAACATCCCAAGGACGAAAAAGAACTCCAGAAACTTGTCAAACCAGAGAGAAAAATGAATGGCACGTCTAAAGAAACAAAGAAACCCCAAGATGACATAAAAAAAGTCAAGAAATCTCCCAAAGACGAAAACGAACCCAAGAAACTTGTCAAACCAGAGAGAAAAATGAATGTCACGTCTAAAGAAACAAAGAAACCTCAAGATGACATTAAAAAAGTCAAGAAATCTCCCAAAGATGAGAAGGAAATCAAGAAACTCGCCAAACCAGAGAGAGAAACAAATGTGTCGTTAACAGAAACATCGAGACCATCAGTATACCTGAAAGAAGTAAAAAAATATCCCAAAGTAAAGAGAGATGCCAAACGGGATATAATGATTACAAGACTTTTGAAAGTAGAAGCCAAGGAACTTACAGAAAAGGAGGAGACAGAACCAAAGAAAGCAACCAAAGACAAGAGAGAACAAAATAAACCTCATGAGAAAGAGAGTGTCATCAGAAGCACTTCCAAAGTAGATGAAGTTCTCAAGAAACCTCATATAGAAGACAAAGCAGTAAATGAAATTACCAAAGAAAAGGATGACACCAGGAAACAGCTTAAAGAGGAGAAACAAAAGACAGCACATAAAAAGGCCCACACTCTGGAGAAGGAGAAAACGCCTCATGAAGCCCCATTTCTGGTGAAAGAAGAGAAGATTTCAgtcaaagaaaagaaaaaacctCTTAAAGAAGAGAAAATTCAACCTAAAGAAGAAAATATTCTAGTCAAAGAAGAGGGGAAACATCCTACAGAAAAGATACCAACAATAGAAGGGGAGATCCAACCTAAAGAGGAGAAGATTCAACCCAAAGAAGAGAAGACACATTCTAAGGAGAAGATTCAATCCAAACAGGAGAAGAAAGCTCCTAAAGAAGAGAAGAAACCTTCTAAGGAGAAGATTCAATCCAAACAGGAGAAGAAAGCTCCTAAAGAAGAGAAGAAACCTCCTAAAGAGGTGAAAATTCAACCCAAAGAAGAAAGACCTCTTAAAGAGGAAAAAACCCAATCTAACGAACAGAAGAGAAAGACTCCAGTCAAAGAAAAGACTATCCCATCCAAACAGGAGATGAAACCACATCAAGAAGAGAAACCTCTTAAAGAAGAGAAGATTCAACCTAAAGAAGAAAATATTCTAGTCAAAGAAGAGGGGAAGCATCCTAAAGAAAAGATACCACCAAAAGAAGAGGAGATCCAACCTAAAGAAGAAAAGATTCAACCCAAAGAAGAGAAGAAACCTTCCAACGTGAAGCTTCAGTCCAAACAGAAGATAAAATCTCCTAAAGAAGAGAAGAAACCTAAAGAGGTGAAAATTCAACCCAAAGAAGAGAGACCTCTTAAAGAGGAAAAAATGCAATCTAACCGACAGGAGAGGAGTCCAATCAAAGAGAAGATGATCCCATCCAAAGACGAGATGAAACCACATCAAGAAGAGAAACCTCTTAAAGAAGAAAAGAAGATTACATCCAAAGACAAAGAGGTTACAAAGGCGCCCAAAGAAGATAAAGACCAAAAGAAACTCCCCAAAGAAGAGGGGGAAGATAAAGTAGTGGAGAAGAAAACTTCCATCAAGAAAGTAAAAATGATCACAAAACCAATAAAAGATGCTGCAGAATTAAGAAGACCATCTAAAGAAGTCAGACAGCCCTTGAGAGAGAAGATAGTGACAGAATCTTCCAAACACGAGAAGAAAGACAAAGAAAACGAAGCACCTGATCAGAAGACACCCACAGAGGAGAAGGAAACCCCCAAGAAGCTTTCAATGGAAGAAACCACACATGAAGCAAAGACAGTATCATCAAAGACAGTATCATCAAAGATCCCCAAAGAAGTTGCTGAACCCGTTAAATCTTTCAGGACTCATGGACTTGTCAAAATGCATCTCCAAAAGGAGAAGGAAAAACTAGCTGATATTGCTTCAAAAGTACAGCCTGAAGAAACATCAGAGAAGACCATAGGCAAAAAAGGACTGAAGATACTCAAAGAAAGAAAACAACCAGAAACAGACGAAAAGAGAGAGATAATTTCCAAAGGACTGCAGAAGATAATCAAACAAGAATCAAAGGAACCCTTAAAGAAAGAAAAGCATGTTTTAAAACAATCTAAGAAGGACGGAAAAGACAGTGAACAGAAGAAGCTGTCCGGGGTGGTCTCTGAAGAAGTGAAAGTGATCGCCAAAGAGAAAACTAGGACCATAGTCAAAGAAGTAAAAGAGGACAGGAAGACTTCAACGGAAGAAGATTTGAAGACAGGTATGATGCAAGTCTTAAAACATTCCattgtctttgattgattgattgattgattgattgattgattgattgattgatacttttattagtagattgcacagtacagtacatattctgtacaattgaccactaaatggtaacacccgaatacgtttttcaacttgtttaagtcggggtccacgttaatcaattcatggaaatgAAGGACCTCATATTTACACTTAAGGTAGAAATTTCACAATTCAAGCAGTTATTTATTAACACTTTCTGTTTCTTGTTCTGTTCAAGCCACGAGAACCACAAAGACTGAGAAGACCAGAATGTCCATCAGGACGAAGGAACATGTTAATACTACAAAAACTGGTGAGACAACTAAAGGAGAGGACCGTCATACCAACAAAATCATGATAGGAATACAAGTCATCTCAATTTAATCcattccaatccaatccactttatatagcacatttaaacaacaaaatgtttccaaagtgctgcacaacaatattaaaaacaatattaaaatactatcctgagctccaccaatgactgaataaaaaacaaaaaataaatacatataaaacaaaaaaatatatataaaataagtatgattaaaaacgattttaaagggtaaaaccaattaaaacagtaaatagaaatcaaaattttaaaaacaaaaaacacagaggacaacagaggaccacacaactcacacggtgttaaaagccagagaataaaagtgggtcttaggATGAGACttaaaaggcccactgaaatgagattttcttatttaaacgggtatagcaagtcatttctatgtcatactttatcattttgcgatattgccatatttttgctgaaaggatatagtagagaacatccacgataaagttcgcaactttcggtgctaaaagaaaagccctgcctctaccggaagtcgcagacgatgacgtcacatgttgatggctcctcacatattcacattgattttaatgggagcctccaacaaaaacagctattcggaccgagaaaacgacaatttccccattaatttgagcgaggatgaaagattcgtgtttgaggatattgatagcgatggactagaaaaataaaaaaaagtaaaaaaaaaaactgcgatagcattgagacggattcagatgtttttagacacatttactaggataattctgggaaatcccttatctttctattgtgttgctagtgttttagtgagtttaatagtacctgatagtcggaagtgtacgttcACGGCCGGGTGTTGAGGTGCAGTGTctcagctgtatgggcggcacaagctcagctgatatccggtaagaagcgactttttaaccacaattttctcaccgaaacctgctggttgacattcggttgggatccatctccgctctgatccatagtaaagtttcacctctgtgaatttt
The sequence above is drawn from the Nerophis ophidion isolate RoL-2023_Sa linkage group LG03, RoL_Noph_v1.0, whole genome shotgun sequence genome and encodes:
- the si:ch211-266g18.10 gene encoding titin isoform X3 → MADGAKTASGGSTAGSVKSKVGVVLSKLRLSMELLIALAAFLSWLVVGVVMFDFVEYKAVPDIQQVVSDPVQAVHDAVEEVSSLVNKFQECAPDLSDPMSAAAYAVEEIAQAKDGFVQYLSDEEGNFYLSYVDPVVFGRRLFHSTDDCVCGVMASIRDALCAAVDGAWATVSYLKIGTMDMSFMDPVGLGRGVFFSINDFMCGWMTSIQKFFCGILDSFLDLIKGTVDLSVLDPVALGRNVIMATNDTITKASSSLQEVMDAVTESVGNIFKGTTDLSFINPVVIGRNVFGVFNKLVSGTFAHLQDVLCSTADVTLDAIKDIQEKVAFSPSAALKRTVEIVVEQYHMLVDAISALLIGEQGILPDVTFNPMKVMEDAMLELTEKKDVLVAYLSGMIVADQGESVASPAVSVIPEKVESVASHSERHMVRRKGEFLPPYVKEMMIAAKDAEDDKKAAKEASASPGEEEEEKDAGKDDGEEQQPEEKDDVDKVTEEQMNKERDLEEIVTKEEKTKNAQVLLVEEESRDEEEEEDTTLDEEDNVEETTNKGDDEEKEAGTILDDAMQDEETTTLEENTMLLVEESALDDDEDTTTEDDDDEEVETASEGREEGENTTTIKDDDEETLDEEEENEENTTEDDSKEEVDTTIEDEVEEDTTTIEVEETTTENKSEEDEEIPTENNCKDKEETTEEGEEGEDTTTMKDDNQQEEEETTDEETTTANDEEEETSDEEEHEETTTEEDKEEEEEMTTEEMVEETTTENEEDEETTTEEDNEEEEMTTKEEEGEDTYTIKEDDNGEETTKDEETTTEEDNGEEEEMTTEKEEGEDTYTIKNDDDREEETTEDDDEEEDEDTTTEEDNEEEEEMTTEEVGEETTTIKDDDDYEEETTTKDEEDEETTTEEEEMTTEEEEGEDTSTIKEDDDEEETTKDEETTTEEDNGEEEEMTTEEEEGEDTTRIKDDHDGEEEETTTEDADEEEDEYIIGLDHLEDTTTKNDEEEEVETTTLKHGKEDQKDETLLDGEEEEEEDVGTTLDIGMEREEEATSLDDDIEEEETTEDGDKDEEEGEEEEKETTTEDEEKEEPTTILDDKDEEKHKETTITADEEEDEKESTPILDREDEKTTITADEEEDEKESTTILDDEDKQEETTTVDEEEEAFINNEVNVDEEEVETSVHQVENISDESNYSLTSDDDDDDKETVSLSAAYDLNTNSDRKDDGDENNNNSDSGSLEPVGRRKDLGKRDKVVEEAEKREALKEVKDLLKDGKKDTEHEESVKNKTRAEKPKDKVKPTLTTLFKQKTDKSKEQTLEKKPPKEPQVKAKSIKDKTVIKKPFEEFSRVKKLGIKRTPTDDRKYSKDLRKPTKEEKREKEPDFKNQTKKEGAKPLKEPFKENEVKKNLKKEKGVLETPKDKVEDKVKEDKKTLKSKKEVKKPDEDQRKTEEPPKEKAKIKVGKSLKEERDVEEPLKEEAKEAKKIRKPNRKLSPTKKLLKEEENKSSIVKKVKKIYTEVEKAPKEDNVTMQHPKTEIKDKKPLKVGETIKKTVKPSTHEKEDQKLTLGEVKKAAGEEKVMKEHPKDEKELQKLVKPERKMNGTSKETKKPQDDIKKVKKSPKDENEPKKLVKPERKMNVTSKETKKPQDDIKKVKKSPKDEKEIKKLAKPERETNVSLTETSRPSVYLKEVKKYPKVKRDAKRDIMITRLLKVEAKELTEKEETEPKKATKDKREQNKPHEKESVIRSTSKVDEVLKKPHIEDKAVNEITKEKDDTRKQLKEEKQKTAHKKAHTLEKEKTPHEAPFLVKEEKISVKEKKKPLKEEKIQPKEENILVKEEGKHPTEKIPTIEGEIQPKEEKIQPKEEKTHSKEKIQSKQEKKAPKEEKKPSKEKIQSKQEKKAPKEEKKPPKEVKIQPKEERPLKEEKTQSNEQKRKTPVKEKTIPSKQEMKPHQEEKPLKEEKIQPKEENILVKEEGKHPKEKIPPKEEEIQPKEEKIQPKEEKKPSNVKLQSKQKIKSPKEEKKPKEVKIQPKEERPLKEEKMQSNRQERSPIKEKMIPSKDEMKPHQEEKPLKEEKKITSKDKEVTKAPKEDKDQKKLPKEEGEDKVVEKKTSIKKVKMITKPIKDAAELRRPSKEVRQPLREKIVTESSKHEKKDKENEAPDQKTPTEEKETPKKLSMEETTHEAKTVSSKTVSSKIPKEVAEPVKSFRTHGLVKMHLQKEKEKLADIASKVQPEETSEKTIGKKGLKILKERKQPETDEKREIISKGLQKIIKQESKEPLKKEKHVLKQSKKDGKDSEQKKLSGVVSEEVKVIAKEKTRTIVKEVKEDRKTSTEEDLKTATRTTKTEKTRMSIRTKEHVNTTKTADVPKRPLSLVRVTKKQIAPILKKEQKNATKIEAPQVSKVTAKPEAAKKVVPKEKVTAAPANKAAPEKKVKPVLRKKVLTEQESPARNASLLKERAKIVPMKKAAVVTRPVKKVTDVTPKTPAEAVTVKGKAVVPRKDGVAAHKNASLTKEKVKVVQLKKEPHAAKEKVKAADEKKVSSEAEADTKRGKATSLLKTKMQEPSKENIKPAAVKKDIELAKEAKVAKEEAKRAKEVKAEKKAEADLAKEAKTAAAKKECLFFFDKTEVTKATKDEKSKEARVLKEIQEPVKKNKSAKEEQAKVDSEEFLTEDELPYFQCFFVDEDEAQFPFYAFSPLQI
- the si:ch211-266g18.10 gene encoding trichohyalin isoform X9, whose product is MADGAKTASGGSTAGSVKSKVGVVLSKLRLSMELLIALAAFLSWLVVGVVMFDFVEYKAVPDIQQVVSDPVQAVHDAVEEVSSLVNKFQECAPDLSDPMSAAAYAVEEIAQAKDGFVQYLSDEEGNFYLSYVDPVVFGRRLFHSTDDCVCGVMASIRDALCAAVDGAWATVSYLKIGTMDMSFMDPVGLGRGVFFSINDFMCGWMTSIQKFFCGILDSFLDLIKGTVDLSVLDPVALGRNVIMATNDTITKASSSLQEVMDAVTESVGNIFKGTTDLSFINPVVIGRNVFGVFNKLVSGTFAHLQDVLCSTADVTLDAIKDIQEKVAFSPSAALKRTVEIVVEQYHMLVDAISALLIGEQGILPDVTFNPMKVMEDAMLELTEKKDVLVAYLSGMIVADQGESVASPAVSVIPEKVESVASHSERHMVRRKGEFLPPYVKVAEMMIAAKDAEDDKKAAKEASASPGEEEEEKDAGKDDGEEQQPEEKDDVDKVTEEQMNKERDLEEIVTKEEKTKNAQVLLVEEESRDEEEEEDTTLDEEDNVEETTNKGDDEEKEAGTILDDAMQDEETTTLEENTMLLVEESALDDDEDTTTEDDDDEEVETASEGREEGENTTTIKDDDEETLDEEEENEENTTEDDSKEEVDTTIEDEVEEDTTTIEVEETTTENKSEEDEEIPTENNCKDKEETTEEGEEGEDTTTMKDDNQQEEEETTDEETTTANDEEEETSDEEEHEETTTEEDKEEEEEMTTEEMVEETTTENEEDEETTTEEDNEEEEMTTKEEEGEDTYTIKEDDNGEETTKDEETTTEEDNGEEEEMTTEKEEGEDTYTIKNDDDREEETTEDDDEEEDEDTTTEEDNEEEEEMTTEEEEGEDTSTIKEDDDEEETTKDEETTTEEDNGEEEEMTTEEEEGEDTTRIKDDHDGEEEETTTEDADEEEDEYIIGLDHLEDTTTKNDEEEEVETTTLKHGKEDQKDETLLDGEEEEEEDVGTTLDIGMEREEEATSLDDDIEEEETTEDGDKDEEEGEEEEKETTTEDEEKEEPTTILDDKDEEKHKETTITADEEEDEKESTPILDREDEKTTITADEEEDEKESTTILDDEDKQEETTTVDEEEEAFINNEVNVDEEEVETSVHQVENISDESNYSLTSDDDDDDKETVSLSAAYDLNTNSDRKDDGDENNNNSDSGSLEPVGRRKDLGKRDKVVEEAEKREALKEVKDLLKDGKKDTEHEESVKNKTRAEKPKDKVKPTLTTLFKQKTDKSKEQTLEKKPPKEPQVKAKSIKDKTVIKKPFEEFSRVKKLGIKRTPTDDRKYSKDLRKPTKEEKREKEPDFKNQTKKEGAKPLKEPFKENEVKKNLKKEKGVLETPKDKVEDKVKEDKKTLKSKKEVKKPDEDQRKTEEPPKEKAKIKVGKSLKEERDVEEPLKEEAKEAKKIRKPNRKLSPTKKLLKEEENKSSIVKKVKKIYTEVEKAPKEDNVTMQHPKTEIKDKKPLKVGETIKKTVKPSTHEKEDQKLTLGEVKKAAGEEKVMKEHPKDEKELQKLVKPERKMNGTSKETKKPQDDIKKVKKSPKDENEPKKLVKPERKMNVTSKETKKPQDDIKKVKKSPKDEKEIKKLAKPERETNVSLTETSRPSVYLKEVKKYPKVKRDAKRDIMITRLLKVEAKELTEKEETEPKKATKDKREQNKPHEKESVIRSTSKVDEVLKKPHIEDKAVNEITKEKDDTRKQLKEEKQKTAHKKAHTLEKEKTPHEAPFLVKEEKISVKEKKKPLKEEKIQPKEENILVKEEGKHPTEKIPTIEGEIQPKEEKIQPKEEKTHSKEKIQSKQEKKAPKEEKKPSKEKIQSKQEKKAPKEEKKPPKEVKIQPKEERPLKEEKTQSNEQKRKTPVKEKTIPSKQEMKPHQEEKPLKEEKIQPKEENILVKEEGKHPKEKIPPKEEEIQPKEEKIQPKEEKKPSNVKLQSKQKIKSPKEEKKPKEVKIQPKEERPLKEEKMQSNRQERSPIKEKMIPSKDEMKPHQEEKPLKEEKKITSKDKEVTKAPKEDKDQKKLPKEEGEDKVVEKKTSIKKVKMITKPIKDAAELRRPSKEVRQPLREKIVTESSKHEKKDKENEAPDQKTPTEEKETPKKLSMEETTHEAKTVSSKTVSSKIPKEVAEPVKSFRTHGLVKMHLQKEKEKLADIASKVQPEETSEKTIGKKGLKILKERKQPETDEKREIISKGLQKIIKQESKEPLKKEKHVLKQSKKDGKDSEQKKLSGVVSEEVKVIAKEKTRTIVKEVKEDRKTSTEEDLKTATRTTKTEKTRMSIRTKEHVNTTKTADVPKRPLSLVRVTKKQIAPILKKEQKNATKIEAPQVSKVTAKPEAAKKVVPKEKVTAAPANKAAPEKKVKPVLRKKVLTEQESPARNASLLKERAKIVPMKKAAVVTRPVKKVTDVTPKTPAEAVTVKGKAVVPRKDGVAAHKNASLTKEKVKVVQLKKEPHAAKEKVKAADEKKVSSEAEADTKRGKATSLLKTKMQEPSKENIKPAAVKKDIELAKEAKVAKEEAKRAKEVKAEKKAEADLAKEAKTAAAKKECLFFFDKTEVTKATKDEKSKEARVLKEIQEPVKKNKSAKEEQAKVDSEEFLTEDELPYFQCFFVDEDEAQFPFYAFSPLQI